catcatggcatcaccatcatcatgtcatgatcttcatttgcttcaccacttggagtagtgctacctatctcataatcactttgataaactaggttagcacttagggtttcatcaattcatcaaaactaaactagagctttcaatcttcccctttttggtaattgatgacaacccttacacaaagatatgaattaaaatttaattgaatccatgttgcttgcccaagcatatttactatgtgtaaaaggatatggacaagttttatgaaccccaaatggtagcaattgccccctacatatatgctaagaatttggattgtagcttgcacatatgcttagataggaaatataggagacaatgtctaccaaatgatgctaaggtataaaagatggacctttgaagcgtgataccattcggagtgcaccaatattccatccttagcaccatgagtaactagacatacaaaaaaactagaataccccatgagatcaatattagaagcaagggtctagttttcataatatgagcataagtctagttacttaacctatgcatgctagtttttcattttatcattaaaacctacaactagcatacacggatacaccacacaagcttggatattgaaatttaaaacttatgccatgcaagcaaacatatgaaatgcacattcaaatgcatccaccaagtttatgagcttgctccccttacttgtgtgctcaaaattttaattgatcccttacttTGCTATATCTCTCTCACTATGTCAATTTATCtccctttgttatcttttcactatctttgtcatatctctccccctatgttaatttctccccttttgttatcttttcactatctttgtatgcTATTTCTCTgcctttatcatcaatgaccacaacgGTTCAATTTTAAATAGATTGAGATTATCAAtgccaatcaatggggtgaggatcatttttccaaatttagtccaatctagatcatttgccaaagatatttaactcggtttgatccaaggacaagcttcttcacacctccaaataagggttatcttataccatgttgagttaaacacttagcgctcattttctagatcaaacacttggtttacaagctcacaaatgtgccatatgctaccactagatcaagttaagcatagaagcaatagtggtaccatacaatcatcaaattcatttgattttcatgaatgagcctattaaatatgaaagataactagatgcactaatcatgtccttagtaagaatgtatgtcatgccaatcaacttttaccttggattgctcgaaggagaggcatgtcatttaagtgggggtgcatcaacatatatttgagaaatccaatatgttcaattcatttcttagcttgcaaaaccttttctcatccagtgacttggtgaatatatcggcaagttgatctttggtgctcacactctcaatgcaaatgatccctttttgttggtgatctcttataaaatggtggcggacatcaatgtgctttgttcttgcatgttgaaccagattgttggttaacttgattgcactttcattgtcacatagcaatggcactttcttgaacttgattccaaagtcattcaaggtggccttcatccaaagtatttgtgcacaacaactaccgatagatatgtattcggcttcggtggttgataatgcaatactattttgcttctttgaataccatgaaacaagtgatcttcccaacaattgacatgtgcccgaggtgctctttctttcaaccttgcatcccgcataatccgagtcagagtaaccaactagctcaaactttgctcctttgggataccataaactaacattttgtgtatgctttaagtacctcaatattctctttatagccttcaaatgactttctcttggtgaggcttgaaatcttgcacacatgcatacactaaatatgacatctgaccttgatgcggtcacatagagtaggcttccaatcatataccgatacaatttttgatccaccatattgccacttgtgTCACTATTTAAGTTGTCATTTgcccccattggtgtgctaatggctttgctatcactcatgccaaacttcttgagcatgtctttgatgtacttgccttgactcataaatgtatcattcttcaattgtttgatttgaaaaccaaggaaataacttaactctccaatcatggacatttcaaactcattagtcatcatctttccaaactcttcacaaaaatcttgattagatGATTCAaagatgatgtcatcaacatagatttgcaacacaaatatgtctttgccaatcttcttggtgaaaagagtggagtCAATCTTGCCCATCATataccctttagagagtagaaagtccctcaatctctcataccatgctctatgtacttgctttaagccatacaataccttcttcaacttatacacatggtcaggcttcttgtcatctttaaaaccggaaggttgctcaacatatacttcttcattgatgtaaccattgagaaatgtactcttaacatccatttgatagagcttgatgttgtgggtacaagcataggctaataagattttaattgcttccaatctagaaaccggggcatatatttctccaaagtcaagaccttcaacttgtgtatatccttgtgctaccaatcttgctttgttcctaactactatcctatcttgatcttgcttgtttctaaagacccatttggttccaatcacattatatccctttggtctctctactaattcacatacttgatttcttgtgaagttatttaattcttcatgcatagcattcatccaACCAATATCCTTCAATTCTTTATCTATCTTCattggttcaatagatgatacAAAATGAGAAATTCtcataaaataaagccaatcttgatctagtttgcacacctcttaaaatatcaccaataatagtgtccaatggatgatcacttgcaatattggttggttggaggattggaacttgatttctttcacttgcttgatcattgggttgagatgatgcactagccacttgatcttgttcattatcatgagagccacttgtactagcttgatttgtatcatcttgcacatttgagttagagagcacttgcacttgttcatcttcatcatcattcacttgcctaggccttaattcaccaacatccatgttcttcatggtatttgaaagttgaatacctctaacatcttctaagttctcatcctCATTTTGGGAActtttggtttcatcaaattcaacatcatgaacttcctcaagagtaccactaaccaaattccaaactctatatgctttgctagtagttgagtatctaagtagaaatccttcatcacatttcttatcaaatttgcccaatctagtgcctttcttcaagatatagcatttacaacgaaagacccgaaaatatgtaatgttgggttttctaccattcaagagctcatatggtgtcttctctttcaatgtgtgacaatagaggtggttgctacaatagtaagccgtgttgatagcttcggcccaaaaagattgactcacattgtactcactaagcatagaccttgccatatcaatgagtgttctattcttcctctcaacaaggccattagattgtggagtgtacttggccgagaattgatgtctaattccaaattcatcctATAACTCATtaattttagtgttcttgaactcactaccattgtcacttctaactctcttgaagattgttttaaactcattgtgaatgcccttgacaaatgatttgaaagtcGTAAACACATTacttttgtctactagaaagaatacataagtgtatctagtataatcatccactatcacaaagtcatatctgtttccaccaatgctagtgtattgtgttggcccaaacaaatccatgtgcaataactcaaatgctttactagtgctcatcatgcttttcttaggatgggtgtttccatcttgtttgccggcttgataagacctacaaagtttatccttctcaaacacaacatcttttaagcctttaaccaagtcatacttaactaatctattcaattgtttcattccaacatgactaagccttttatgctataaccaacccatgctagacttagtgaacaaatatgtagatagttgagcttcactagcattgaaatcaaccaagtatagattctcatatctaaagcccttgaagatcaagttagatccatctacacttatgatctctacatcatctaccccaaatatgcatttgaatccaagatcacacaattgagccatagatagcaaattgaagttcaagctctctactagcaacacattagatatgctcatgtcattggatattgcaatcttactaagctctttgaccttgcctttgctattgtcaccaaatatgatactatcataaccatcattgccattgatattgattgagttgaacattcttgcatcactggtcatgtgttgagtgcacccactatcaagaatccaatgccttcctctggctttgtaattgacctacagaagaagatcaattctttttaggtacccaaacttgtttgggtccttaaaggttagtgaccaagctctttgatacccaaatgactttcttccttgagcccatccatggtgtactaataaacttagcctttacactatttacacccttggtaagcacatagaaagaattaatcttaattgaggatacattagcattttttctcttgttcttgcattcatgctctttatgatcaacttgcttgcaactagtgcaaaatcgaccattgttcttcacaaaactagtcttgtgaggagcaaaggtcgccttgtctttcttgggggtatagcccaatccatctttgtagagagaagctcttttagcaacccaagcacataagcaagcgatcctcaccaccataggccttagccaaggtgtgagtgagctcattaacctccttcttaagggtctcattctcaaccattagtgagacatcacaagtgaaaccatcactactagatgaggtggaagtagaagtgctacaagaagggttagtgggagcaacaataataggcttatataatgattcattaattaagtcacaagttaagcctacattataTGTCTTAACAtacttcttattttgctcatcaagcaaagaggaatgaacttttttaagcttcttgtgagcctttccaagcttctcatgggcttcctcaatgcattgagctcatgaaaggcttgcttaagggcttttaatttcttacacaagcttttgcattctcttctcttaatgtcgaagtgttctttagcatcaacTAGCATGctaagtagttcatccttagttggttcattatcatcactatcactttcattttcatttttattatcatgttcctcatcacttccatcatcacaagtttgtaccttagtggtcttagccatgaagcatgatggagtgtcgaagagagaaggcttctcattgatagcaatgcttgtaagtgccttttttcttggtggtcttgtcatcatcactatcatcatcacttgaggaagcattactatcccaagtgaccacatatgaatcacccttcttcttcttgaaggtcatcttgtccttcttctctttcttttccttcttgttcttcttcttatttttcttgtcatcatcattgtcactattgtatgggcattgagcaataagatgatctttgcttccgcaattgaagcaccttcttgactcttccttgttcatagatgaagacttctttcttctagcacgatatcccttcttcatcatgaacttgccaaatcttttgacaaagagagccatcttctcaccatccatctcatcaaagctcaagtctttaccttcacttgatgattcttgttttgctttgaccttggatgatgtggccttgaatgccacactcttcttcttgttatccttcttctccttcttttttctcttctcatcatcatctctataagcatcatcgatcatgatatctcccaagatttggtttggtgtcattgtgtccaaaccagtcctcactagcaaggtgaccaacatgccaaatcttgtgggtaagcatttcaagaacttatgagagaagtcattgtcctccaccttctcaccaagtgctttgagatcattgataagcacttccATCTAAtagaacatgtccggcacactcttatcttccttcatcttaaagctagcaaatttctccttgagaatgtatgcctttgcacccttcattgccttggtgccctcgaataattcttccaatttcttccaagtgTCATGAGACATCTCAATGTTTtttatttgctcaaatgttctctcatcaattgcatcatgaatggcacttagagcaatatcattgttttagagaagcacttctttagtcgcggtgggattctccaaaTTGACAATCTCAATTTAGGTTTCTACCACTTTCTAcacccttctattgattgacttgatatgtgttatCATCTTGGACTTCCAATAtagataatttatgccatcaaattggggtggcttcttggtgttgttgatttgagccattttgacaccgaaggttgttaagccttaaatcacggtgacctggctccgataccacttgaaaggtcctaatagatagagggggtgaatagcctattaagaatttctacaacaacacttagcaaaccggttagacaaatctGAGGTGAAATGAGTGTtgtactagcctactaaaaaagcaagccacctaccataattctagtttctatagtctctatccacataatggctatgtcactacactaagttagtgtgctctcaaaggctaactaagagccatactaaccaaactaacaagctctcacgactagctacactaaagagcttgacaactagtttatggtaatatgaagagagagagcaagatggttataccgccgagtcgagaaatgaaccaatcaatcacaagaatgaataccaatgaagaccaatcacctcggaatcaaatgatgacacaatgattttttttaccaaggttcacttgcttgccggcaagctagtccttgttgtggcaattcactcacttggagattcacgtgctaattggcatcacacgccaaaccctcaatagggtgccgcacaaccaacacaagatgaggatcacacaagccatgagcaatttattaGAGTACCTTCTGGCTCtccactagggaaaggtcaaaaatccctcacaatcaccgctatcggagccagagacaatcaccaacctccgctcgatgatcctcgctgctctaagccatctagatggtgacaaccaccaagagtaacaagtgaatcctatagcgaaacacgaacaccaagtgcctctagatgcaaacactcaagcaatgcacttagattcactcctaatctcacaaagatgatgaatcaacgatggagatgagtaggagggctttggcgaagctcacaaggttgttatgccaatgcaaatggccaagagagtgagctagagccagccacacgtctttaaatagagcccccaacgaaatagagccattggctcctcagtcctCTAAAACATGGgctgaccgaacgtaggaccccagcgacCGGTTGCccaatgcttgccacgtgtcatcagccTTAAATGTTGAGCGCCCGATCTTAACGGCTAGTCTGCTTTGCGCCATGTGTTAAGTTGCGATCGGACACACTATCGCCTGGCATCCGGTCagttccagtaaggttccagaggtggaaattcacgaccggacgcgtccggtggctcaTGATCGGACCTAGGCCTGCGTCTGGTCAACTCAGCCTCTCTCTGTTGCTTGCATAAGCGTACGTCACTAGGTGATCGGACGCACCCTCGGCGTGTCCGGACCCTCTTtctcttcagcgtctggtcaagggaacgagggcggccttcactgcgcgccaGTGACCGGAAGCGAGGTCAGAGTCCagtcactgcccaaggcagagtccggtcaatacgaaacttctccttttgaccctaaacttcaccacccttgatcaaatgtgccaaccaccaagtgtatcaccttgtgcacatgtgttagcatattttctcaaatatttttaagggtgttagcactttactagatcctaaatgcatatgcaatgagttagagcatctagtgacactgtgataaccgtatttcgatacgagttttacccctcttaatagtacgactatcgatcctaaatgtgatcacagtcactaagtgtctcgatcacttaaaccGAAAAGCtactatcaatttcacctttgccttgagatttttgtttttctatttcttcttttccaaatctaagcatttgatcatcaccatggcatcaccatcatcatggcatgatctttatttgcttcaccacttagagtagtgctacctatctcataatcactttgataaactaggttaacacttagggtttcatcaattcaccaaaaccaaactaaagctttcatCTCCGCTTATAGCTACATCATATCGAGGACTTGTACTACTCTAAAAAACTACTCTCTCTAGTAATTCAAGTCATTTTGGACAGCGATACGGTCTTTAAAGCGTAACtttaactttttatttttataaaaaaatatttattaaaaggttatatatgtatatttttatgaaagtacttTTGAAGATAGATCTATTCATATAGTTTTTACATTTTCGAACTCAACaatttattcatgatttatattcccaatgtttttAGAAAGGATTGCAAAAACTTTACCGCAATTTTTATTTGACGATAAAAAGGGGGAAAAAGATGAGAACTTTACGAGACTTTAACCAAGTCTTGTCCAAAACAACTTGAATTACCAATATGAAGAGAGTACTAGAGATGACCAACTATGAACTAGAAAGATATGGACGAATACAATAAGGAAGATGGGAAAAAACaaataataattaattaatttgcAGTGGACCAATCTGGCATTAGAACAAATAATTTAGATGGACGATGGACGGTAAAACCACTAATGATTCTATAAAAATAgtattaaaatgatttaatttcaATAGGTAATTATATTATTGTAGTCGGTTGATATTTGCTCTAAAAAGGACTAAAGCTAACCCACGTCCCCATCTTCGCCCCACGTCCCGATCCCCCACCCCCGCGCGGAAACCCAAGCTCGCGCGAAATCCAAGGTGAGAAtccatgggcggcggcggcgaactcACTCCCACCAGCACCCCCTCCTCACCGTCGAGCTCCTCGGAGTCCCTTCCTCCTGGTGATTGTCTTGCCATACCTTATTGATCGAGTTACTGCTCTCCCAGTTCCTAACTTGAACGATCACCCTGTCCAATTGAATTTGACCTGGTTGTGCGGGTGTAGAGTTCGCCGAGTACGTGGCCGTCTCGCCGGTCTCCGATGACGACGGATCAGATGAGTGTTGCGTTTGCGACGACGACGAGGTGGACGCCATCCGTTACCGCCAACTGCGTGAGGCGAAAGAGCTATACTTCAACCGCCAACTGCGTGAGGCGAAAGAGATCATCACGAGGTAACCTGATTGTTATTGTTATTTTttcttgatatatatatacaagacTATGTGAAGGACTAGTGGAAAAGATCATTTTACTTTTTTTATAATGATGAAATTGTGTTGCGTGCACGAAAACGGTACCATGCATTTGGGGGAAAAGCACCCCTTCTTGTCTGTGACACTTCGTCCTGCTTTTTACACTGAAAATTTCCAGGATTACTACTTGTACGGTCTGATACCATAGACATACCTAAATTTCCATGGAGTGCATGTTTTGCTGTTTTTTCATGGCATGAACTGAAGAAACGATGCCTTTAGGGTCTGAAAATATGTAAATAGTCATGTAAATATGATAGCATGTGCTTTACAGCTCTGCATTTTCTCTTCTTTATACGCTATGCTCCGTAATCTGTTCTGAGAAAACTTTAAATGGTGACTATACTTCTTTAATGAAACAACCATACATAAATACTGAAACAAAAAAGGTGCTACCTTGCACTATAAATCCCTAGGAAAGTTCACTCTGTTATGTTCTAATTCAGTAAATGCTTCATTAGAAAGTCAACCTATGAGCAGGTATAAGCCTGGTGACTGGGTTGAAGGAGTTGGCGGCGCAAAGGCTGGACATTTTCTCTTGCCTGAGATCACCACATTGCTGCTGGTGGGCCCTAGAGGTTCTGGCAAGAGCACACTTGTAAACCGAATTACAAGGGTCTTTGACAAGGATGATGATCCTTTTGCACCAGCTCGAGCACTGGTGTCATGTAAGTCTTGTCCTTTTTGGGGGATGCTATTTCGTGGTGACGTACaactgaatttgatttcaagcGATTAAACCTAAATTGATTTTGTTAGGCAATTCAAAATCAAATGGTACAATCTTTCTTCGTGAGTATCCAATTCCAAGGAATTCAAATGCCATATGTGTTTATGATACACGTGGCTGGTCAAATGACCCAGAGAAAAATTTCAAAATCCTGCATCAATGGATGACAAAAGGAATAAGCCATGGGGAGACAACAATGTGGTAAGGGGTGACTTGCTAACTCTTTGTTTTCTGTCTTGAGACTAGAAAAATATTGTACACTGTATGACTCTGTACAAACTGTTTATTATTTTCTGAGAGAGTAATTCTCATATTTCTGACAACAGATTCGAGTAATCAACCTTTTGCCATTCAGTATGTTCAAATATAATTTCAGCTGTCACCAGCCATATACAGATTGCAGAATGAGGCAGATTCTTAGGACTAACTATAGATTGTGACTGGATTTTTTGTCTCTCGTTTGTGCACGGATATGATAGAATTCAGGCATCAATAGGACAGCTGTCCTGAATTACTTACCTACCTGCTGTATGCTTTATAAGAATTTAAGGCCTCAATGAGGATCACCATGAAAATTCTCCCATTCTGTTTCACAGGACATAGTATTTCTAGCCAGGATCTGGATATGTTTTGAATTTTATGACAATTGCACTCATCATTGCATGGCATTCAGAGTATTGTTATACTTTAATGTTGTTTCCGTTTTTCTGTTTCAATTTCACAAACTTCCTTTATTATTTTAAGCTAAGGAAGTAACATATAAAGATTTACAACTCAATATATAACTTAAAGTCATTAAATTTCTGAACATTTTTACACAGGGATAATGATGAAGGCAATAAGACAGGGGACATCAAACCATTGGGGAGGCAATACAGTTTTCTTGGTTACATAACCCGGAAGGTCAATTTCGTGATATTTGTTGTTGATGGTGTCGCTGTCCTTGAGTCAACTGATAGCAACAATAAAGGATACACTGAGATACTCCATCAAACTTTTATGTATCCGTTCTTATCGATTGGAGGTAGGGATTGCTAAGATGCACACAAACTTTATATATCCATTTTATCATTATTATCATAGGAAATTTCCTGAATACAGATTTATGTTCACATATACTGCTTTATGAATGAAATATATGTTTTGATCCTGTGATATTCTCTTCAATTCAGATCTCACCTGCTATAGAATAGAGGCTCGTATACAGGTTGTTGATTTAAATTGTTAGCTTTAATCGTCACCTTGTTCATGAATGATGTTTGTTCTCTATTGATAAATTTATACTTGCTATCGTAGACATCATGTGATTATAACAAATTTTATTGCAGATGACAAACCTGTTGTTGTTGTCACACATGGTGATAGACTATCGATACAGCAACGTGCTCATGTTCAAAAGGAGTTAGCAGAGCTTCTAAACATTCCTGCCCAGCAAATTTATGATATACCAGGTATGGTATCCGTACTTTTATCATGATATAATATGAAACATTTTGAGTGTAGTATCTGATATATTCTACACAGGATCTGATGATTACCAAACTGATATGGCTGTATTGGATATGTTACATTACT
This DNA window, taken from Miscanthus floridulus cultivar M001 chromosome 13, ASM1932011v1, whole genome shotgun sequence, encodes the following:
- the LOC136500595 gene encoding uncharacterized protein isoform X2 — protein: MGGGGELTPTSTPSSPSSSSESLPPEFAEYVAVSPVSDDDGSDECCVCDDDEVDAIRYRQLREAKEIITRYKPGDWVEGVGGAKAGHFLLPEITTLLLVGPRGSGKSTLVNRITRVFDKDDDPFAPARALVSCNSKSNGTIFLREYPIPRNSNAICVYDTRGWSNDPEKNFKILHQWMTKGISHGETTMWDNDEGNKTGDIKPLGRQYSFLGYITRKVNFVIFVVDGVAVLESTDSNNKGYTEILHQTFMYPFLSIGDDKPVVVVTHGDRLSIQQRAHVQKELAELLNIPAQQIYDIPGSDDYQTDMAVLDMLHYCVRHAEQNLPVKLNYHLEVLGRETLNKMAEQLMGLDAVIEVAIIFLCIVILLLRFSDKLVQA
- the LOC136500595 gene encoding uncharacterized protein isoform X1, with protein sequence MGGGGELTPTSTPSSPSSSSESLPPEFAEYVAVSPVSDDDGSDECCVCDDDEVDAIRYRQLREAKELYFNRQLREAKEIITRYKPGDWVEGVGGAKAGHFLLPEITTLLLVGPRGSGKSTLVNRITRVFDKDDDPFAPARALVSCNSKSNGTIFLREYPIPRNSNAICVYDTRGWSNDPEKNFKILHQWMTKGISHGETTMWDNDEGNKTGDIKPLGRQYSFLGYITRKVNFVIFVVDGVAVLESTDSNNKGYTEILHQTFMYPFLSIGDDKPVVVVTHGDRLSIQQRAHVQKELAELLNIPAQQIYDIPGSDDYQTDMAVLDMLHYCVRHAEQNLPVKLNYHLEVLGRETLNKMAEQLMGLDAVIEVAIIFLCIVILLLRFSDKLVQA